The window CGCGTTCGCAGAGCTGACGCTGGTCGCCGCGGGACAGGCGGTCAAGGTGAACTCCGACGCGTCGGCGGCTGCGGCAGGGCTGGTTGGCTGCGGCATAATGGCGGGGCTTGGTGCGGCGGTGAACACGGGCGGCGTGTCACGCGGCGATTCGGTCGCGGTGTTCGGCTGCGGCGGCGTCGGCGATGCGGCTATCGCAGGCGCGCAGCTGGCTGGAGCACACACCATCATCGGTGTGGACATAGACGACCGCAAGCTGGAATGGGCAAAGGAATTCGGCGCCACGCACACCGTCAACGCGGCGCAGACGGACGCAGTCGAAGCAATTCGGAACATGACGGGCGGCAACGGCGTGGATGTGGCGATCGAAGCGGTAGGCAATCCGCTAACCTACGAGCAGGCATTCTACGCGCGCGACCACGCGGGAACCGTGGTGATGGTCGGCGTTCCTGATCCGCAGATGAAGATTGAGCTGCCGATGATTGAGATATTCGGCAGGGGCGGCTCACTCAAGTCGTCGTGGTACGGCGATTGTCTGCCCACGCGCGACTTTCCGATGTTCATCGACCTGTATATGCAGGGGCGGCTCGACCTAGACATGTTCGTGTCCGAGACCATCGCGCTCGACGATGTGGAAGAGGCGTTCCACAAGATGGAGCGCGGCGAAGTGCTGCGCTCGGTGGTCGTCCTGTAATCACGGAGTTATGCTAGACTTTGAAGAGGTCATCAACGCGGATTTCGAGTGCAGCGAAGAGAAGAACGATTGGCTGAAGCGCACGCGCAGGCTTTCGTTTGAGGGTGCGGTGCGCCATATCCGGCAGCGTGAGATTCTGGATGCCGACGACCATCCGAATCAAGAGCGGTATCCCGGGCAAGTCATGATAGTAGTGAATATCGAGAATTACGCTCATTTGGTTCCGGCGGTAAAGACAGGCTCAGGCTACTTTCTGAAAACAGTTATTCCCAGTCGAAAGGCTACACGCGACTACCTCAGGTAGCGAAGGGGGAACAATGGACAAGATAGAGCGAAAAGAGATTCTCTTTCCGGGAGATCCCGGTTTTGAGTATTTCGACGACGAAGAGCGTGAGTTGATAGAGTCATACGAGCGCGGCGAGTGGCAGCACATTGAAAATCAGGAAGCGGCGAAAGCATACTTCCAGAAAATCGCAGAGCGCACTTTGGAACGCCTAGAGCGCGAGAAAAATGCGGAAAAACCCGCGCAGGACGCCGCCGACTAAGCATACTCCGCAATGTCGCCGAACAGGGTTTTGAGCCGCGTACTGTCTTCTTTAGGCAGGCGCGGCTCTTGTAGCGCCGCGATGTTCGCGTCCAAGTGCGCCATGCTGGATGTGCCGGTGATTACGCTGGCGATCGCCGGATGCTCTGCGGCGAACTTGTACGCGGCGCTGACCACGGAATCGACATCGCCGCGAACCAGCCAGCCTAGCGGGTCGCTCGCGGGCACGCTGTCATGCGCGATGTATCCCACAATCTTCCACTCTGCAATTAGCTGCTCAAGCAGCGCGGGCACGGGCAGTTTGATGCGCACGGACGCCATGTTTAGCACGCCAATGTCATGTTCCATCGCCAAGGGCAGTGCTTCCTTCGCGGCAATCTGGTTCAGGATGCCGTACTTGAGCATCACAACATCCCAGAAGTAAGGATCGGTCCGCATTGCCACGGGCAGGACTTCCTGCGCCGGATCGACGATGTAACGCGTGCTGAATCCCTTGAAGCGCACCTTGCCTTGCTCGCAAAGGCGTTCCAGAGTTTGCGCGAACCGCTCCATCACGCTGTCGTACTCGGCGGCGAGTATGCCGTGAATCATCATCACATCCACATAATCGGTGTTGAGCCGTGTCAGGCTGCGCTCGACCGATTCGGCGAACGCGGCGGCATCCCTGCCCACGCCTCCACCGCTGTGGTACGACCACTTCGTAACGAGATGATACGAGTCGCGTGGCACGCCTTGCAGCGCCTCGCCGAGAATAATCTCGCTTTCGCCATAGCCCTCGTGCGTGTCGAACAGATTGACGACAAGTTCAAGGCAGCGTCGCACAAGCGCGGTCTGCTGCCGCTGCTCCAAGCCCTTACGCTGCCCAAACTGGCTTGGCCCGCCCGTGCCAAAGCTCGCCAACGACACTTTCAACCCAGTCTTGCCTAATGTTCGGTACTTCATACGGCTCTCCTTGAAATATACCCTCGCGGAAGGTTCTCAAAGCCCCTTCCTCATTGACGAAGAATGCTAGGTATGATGGGGACTTAACCCTACATCAACACCATCATCACGCATCCAATTCCCGTATCTGCTTGGCGAATATGTAGAATGCAGCGGCTAGAATTGTCGCGATGATGCCCATTGCCAAGAGCGCCATGGACACCGATGTGAGTCTGGCGAACCAGCCTATGGCGAAGCTGGATATAATGACGCCACCCATGCTGTAGCGCTGTAGGCTGGTTACGCGACTCCTCATATCATCCGACACCAGCAGCTGCATCAGAGTGCCGTTGGTCGTGCGAAATGCGGTCTGCGTGCTGGCGAAGAGCATTATCAACAGGAATGCCAGAGGCAAGATTATGGCATACGAGAATAGCAGTATGAATAT of the Chloroflexota bacterium genome contains:
- a CDS encoding aldo/keto reductase; this encodes MKYRTLGKTGLKVSLASFGTGGPSQFGQRKGLEQRQQTALVRRCLELVVNLFDTHEGYGESEIILGEALQGVPRDSYHLVTKWSYHSGGGVGRDAAAFAESVERSLTRLNTDYVDVMMIHGILAAEYDSVMERFAQTLERLCEQGKVRFKGFSTRYIVDPAQEVLPVAMRTDPYFWDVVMLKYGILNQIAAKEALPLAMEHDIGVLNMASVRIKLPVPALLEQLIAEWKIVGYIAHDSVPASDPLGWLVRGDVDSVVSAAYKFAAEHPAIASVITGTSSMAHLDANIAALQEPRLPKEDSTRLKTLFGDIAEYA
- a CDS encoding toxin; the encoded protein is MLDFEEVINADFECSEEKNDWLKRTRRLSFEGAVRHIRQREILDADDHPNQERYPGQVMIVVNIENYAHLVPAVKTGSGYFLKTVIPSRKATRDYLR
- a CDS encoding S-(hydroxymethyl)mycothiol dehydrogenase; the encoded protein is MSNKVKAVIAGAKGEAVSLQTIIVPDPGPGEVLVRVLACGVCHTDLHYREGAITDEFPFMLGHEAAGIVQKVGDSVTNVEAGDFVIIAWRAPCGNCRSCLRGRPWYCFDSANARQPMTLEDGTVLSPALGIGAFAELTLVAAGQAVKVNSDASAAAAGLVGCGIMAGLGAAVNTGGVSRGDSVAVFGCGGVGDAAIAGAQLAGAHTIIGVDIDDRKLEWAKEFGATHTVNAAQTDAVEAIRNMTGGNGVDVAIEAVGNPLTYEQAFYARDHAGTVVMVGVPDPQMKIELPMIEIFGRGGSLKSSWYGDCLPTRDFPMFIDLYMQGRLDLDMFVSETIALDDVEEAFHKMERGEVLRSVVVL